A part of Asterias rubens chromosome 14, eAstRub1.3, whole genome shotgun sequence genomic DNA contains:
- the LOC117299282 gene encoding farnesyl pyrophosphate synthase-like isoform X2: MMASNTAMDAERFGDVFQELVKDIVGDDESNPEIRDAALRFEKMLAYNVPHGKRNRGLTTVASFRHLAKPSQMTDENLHKAMVLGWCVEWLQAYFLIADDIMDQSKTRRGQPCWFRKSNVGMDAINDSFFVETAIYKLLKKHLANELYYVNVLEMFHETTYQTVIGQSLDLITSPEGNKDLNRFTQQRYDAIVKWKTAFYSFYLPVALAMFMVGISDEESHKNAKIILLQMGHFFQVQDDFLDCYGNPEVIGKIGTDIEENKCSWLVVQALKAATQEQREVLEENYGIDNPAKVAMVKSLYKDLNLETVYRNYEEQSYNDLQQLIDKHMGQLPKEMFIAYAKKIYKRQK, from the exons ATGATGGCCAGTAACACAGCTATGGATGCGGAGAGGTTTGGTGACGTCTTCCAAGAATTGGTCAAAGACATCGTTGGAGACGATGAGAGTAATCCTGAAATTAGAGATGCTGCACTTAGGTTTGAAAAG atgttGGCCTACAATGTCCCGCACGGCAAGAGGAATCGTGGTCTAACGACCGTCGCGTCCTTCAGACATCTTGCGAAACCGTCCCAGATGACTGATGAGAACTTACATAAAGCAATGGTTCTTGGCTGGTGTGTAGAATGG cttCAAGCGTACTTTCTGATTGCCGATGATATAATGGACCAGTCCAAAACGAGAAGAGGACAGCCATGCTGGTTCCGTAAA TCAAATGTTGGTATGGATGCCATAAACGATTCCTTCTTCGTTGAGACCGCCATCTACAAGTTATTAAAGAAACATCTGGCGAATGAACTGTATTACGTTAATGTGCTGGAGATGTTTCACGAG ACCACGTACCAGACGGTCATCGGTCAGTCCTTGGACCTCATCACATCCCCAGAGGGCAACAAAGATCTCAACAGATTCACCCAACAAAG ATATGATGCAATAGTGAAATGGAAGACAGCATTCTATTCATTCTACCTCCCGGTGGCACTGGCCATGTTTATG GTTGGAATATCGGATGAAGAGTCGCATAAGAACGCCAAGATAATCCTGCTGCAGATGGGCCACTTTTTCCAGGTCCAG GATGACTTCCTCGATTGCTACGGCAACCCAGAAGTGATCGGCAAAATCGGAACAGATATTGAGGAGAATAAATGCAGTTGGTTAGTGGTGCAAGCTCTTAAGGCAGCGACTCAAGAACAACGCGAAGTATTAGAG GAAAACTACGGCATTGACAACCCAGCAAAGGTTGCCATGGTAAAGAGTTTATACAAAGACCTCAACTTGGAAACGGTTTACCGCAACTATGAGGAGCAGAGTTATAACGACCTCCAGCAGCTGATTGATAAACACATGGGACA